From Nerophis lumbriciformis linkage group LG11, RoL_Nlum_v2.1, whole genome shotgun sequence, one genomic window encodes:
- the LOC133610175 gene encoding uncharacterized protein: MPFHLIKFIMHGDIAVVPSGWYDDGMVFWPNYKNTDRIKRAALNEEQHESHWPRFDVSVVRTCDNYKDALKIMQQYGKGCDTSDLQSEAENEELPEKRSRKPVHCLGDSDDSEEDPGNSDLPSLGSASQLHRQTPPSRRVPARVVSTCQLDSSTGDNFLAPHHGEGRTHMPSPALNMQRVTQGTAVPPRLPPPPAPPLNMWQTQEPGSSLAYRPTWRGGRMADNISCSAAEVHILSLLENIKHTQDQLMAKISSLATIGGHDVKRVTWNILGRMFTDEVSHQINWKGVNNKKAFSRMATKTLLFSAVRKNQVTRSATDAEITKHAIRWFNLAGDRATRRRVPPPPPQDE; the protein is encoded by the exons ATGCCTTTTCATCTGATAAAATTCATAATGCACGGGGACATTGCGGTTGTCCCAAGTGGATGGTATGATGATGGGATGGTTTTCTGGCCCAACTATAAAAACACCGACAGAATTAAAAGGGCCGCTTTAAATGAGGAGCAGCATGAGTCACACTGGCCAAGATTTGACGTTTCTGTTGTCCGAACTTGTG ACAACTACAAAGACGCATTAAAAATAATGCAGCAATATGGAAAGGGCTGCGACACCTCAGACCTGCAATCTGAGGCAGAGAATGAGGAGCTGCCAGAAAAAAGGAGCAGGAAGCCAGT CCATTGTCTCGGGGACTCGGATGATAGCGAAGAAGACCCGGGAAATAGTGACCTCCCATCTCTGGGGTCGGCAAGCCAATTGCACAGGCAGA CTCCACCGTCTCGCCGAGTGCCAGCAAGAGTCGTGAGTACCTGTCAACTCGACTCCTCAACTGGAGATAACTTTCTAG CACCTCACCATGGGGAAGGACGTACtcatatgccctcaccagcattAAACATGCAGAGGGTTACACAAG GAACGGCAGTCCCTCCTCGACTCCCTCCACCCCCCGCACCACCTCTCAACATGTGGCAGACACAGGAGCCTGGATCCAGCCTGGCCTACAGGCCAACATGGCGAGGGGGGAGAATGGCTGACAACATTTCCTGCTCTG CGGCTGAGGTCCACATCCTTAGCCTGCTGGAAAATATTAAGCACACCCAAGACCAGCTGATGGCGAAG ATTTCTTCTTTGGCCACCATTGGAGGCCACGATGTGAAGCGGGTGACCTGGAACATCCTGGGCAGGATGTTCACAGATGAGGTTTCACATCAGATAAATTGGAAGGGCGTCAACAACAAAAAGGCCTTTAGCAGGATGGCAACAAAGACCTTGCTTTTCA GTGCTGTGAGAAAAAATCAGGTGACAAGGTCAGCCACGGACGCTGAGATCACCAAACACGCCATCAGGTGGTTCAACCTGGCGGGGGATCGGGCAACGAGGAGACGAGTCCCGCCTCCACCTCCTCAGGATGAAtag